One Pseudomonas ekonensis DNA window includes the following coding sequences:
- a CDS encoding ABC transporter permease, with protein sequence MTSSPMAGNARLDTTLTPARLRVTGDWTLAHYAGLKHLCRTLRGQYGADTPIDLNGLGALDTAGASLLVELLGSERLGQSAEHPDCTLCAADRALLQTVYRSLTDFCVPVKEPEISVSVQLLTRIGRAVDTVWQDTLQLLGFIGLILETIARSLLRPKRWRITPVVAHIEQTGLDAAPIVALLTFLVGAVVAFLGATVLASFGASIFTVDLVAFSFLREFGVLLTAILMAGRTASAFTAQIGSMKANEEIDAIRTLGLDPMELLVVPRVLALLVALPMLTFLAMLCGIVGGGVVCAVSLGISPAMFLSLLQTDIGVQHFLVGLVKAPVFAFIIAAIGCLEGFKVSGSAESVGAHTTSSVVQSIFVVIVLDAVAALFFMEMSW encoded by the coding sequence ATGACCAGCAGCCCGATGGCCGGCAATGCCCGGCTGGACACCACGCTCACCCCTGCCCGCCTGCGGGTCACGGGCGACTGGACGCTGGCCCACTACGCCGGGCTCAAGCACCTTTGCCGAACGCTGCGCGGCCAGTACGGCGCCGACACCCCCATCGACCTCAACGGCCTCGGCGCCCTTGACACCGCCGGCGCCTCGCTGCTGGTGGAACTGCTCGGTTCCGAACGCCTGGGCCAGTCCGCCGAACACCCCGACTGCACCCTTTGCGCCGCCGACCGTGCGCTGCTGCAGACCGTGTACCGCTCGCTGACCGACTTCTGCGTGCCGGTCAAGGAACCGGAAATCAGCGTCAGCGTGCAACTGCTGACCCGCATCGGCCGCGCGGTGGACACGGTCTGGCAAGACACCCTGCAACTGCTGGGCTTCATCGGCCTGATCCTGGAGACCATCGCCCGCAGCCTGCTTAGGCCCAAGCGCTGGCGGATCACCCCGGTGGTGGCCCATATCGAGCAGACCGGCCTCGACGCCGCGCCCATCGTCGCACTGCTGACCTTTCTGGTGGGCGCCGTGGTGGCGTTCCTCGGGGCAACGGTGCTGGCCAGCTTCGGCGCGAGCATCTTCACCGTGGATCTGGTGGCGTTTTCCTTCCTGCGCGAATTCGGCGTGCTGCTGACCGCGATCCTGATGGCCGGCCGCACCGCCAGCGCCTTCACCGCGCAGATCGGTTCGATGAAGGCCAACGAAGAGATCGACGCGATCCGCACCCTCGGGCTCGACCCGATGGAGCTGCTGGTGGTGCCGCGGGTGCTGGCGCTGCTGGTGGCCCTGCCGATGCTGACGTTCCTGGCGATGCTCTGCGGCATCGTCGGCGGCGGCGTGGTCTGCGCGGTGTCGCTGGGGATTTCCCCGGCGATGTTCCTGTCCCTGCTGCAGACCGACATCGGCGTCCAGCACTTCCTGGTGGGGCTGGTGAAGGCGCCGGTCTTCGCGTTCATCATCGCGGCAATTGGCTGCCTTGAGGGCTTCAAGGTCAGCGGCAGCGCCGAATCGGTCGGCGCCCACACCACTTCCAGCGTGGTGCAGTCGATTTTCGTGGTCATCGTGCTCGATGCGGTGGCCGCACTGTTCTTCATGGAGATGAGCTGGTGA
- a CDS encoding DUF5924 family protein, translated as MLKLTQLIQRILELMKRYPGVIALGGFISGAGSFILVDRQQGLASWIATIMLLSWIWLMLENSLTQLFTRIFKREIPEPLLRYATQMIHQESLFFVLPFFFITTTWNSGQLVFTGLLGIAAFISITDPLYYKWLARRRWAFLALHTLTLFAALLTALPVILHLTTSQSFKWALGIAVALSFPSLASIFPIRTVRNALAILSITLGIGAVGWVLRSWVPPATLWMTDVAISTQLQDRTPGDSLEEVSVEQIRNGGLYAYTAINAPRGLDERIWHVWQFNGKEVDRIALDIHGGRKEGYRAWTHKQNFPADPTGKWQVRVLTEDGQMIGVLRFSVPGSTPAKEK; from the coding sequence ATGCTCAAACTGACCCAACTGATCCAGCGCATCCTCGAACTGATGAAGCGCTATCCCGGGGTCATTGCGCTCGGCGGTTTCATCTCGGGGGCCGGCAGTTTCATCCTGGTGGACCGCCAGCAAGGGCTGGCCAGCTGGATCGCCACGATCATGCTGCTGAGCTGGATCTGGCTGATGCTGGAAAACAGCCTCACCCAACTGTTCACCCGGATCTTCAAGCGCGAGATCCCCGAGCCGCTGCTGCGCTACGCCACGCAGATGATCCACCAGGAAAGCCTGTTCTTCGTCCTGCCGTTCTTCTTCATCACCACGACCTGGAACAGCGGCCAACTGGTGTTCACCGGCCTGCTGGGCATCGCCGCGTTCATTTCGATCACCGACCCGCTCTACTACAAATGGCTGGCGCGGCGGCGCTGGGCGTTTCTGGCGCTGCACACCCTGACCCTGTTCGCCGCCCTCCTCACCGCGCTGCCAGTGATCCTGCACCTGACCACCTCGCAGAGCTTCAAATGGGCCCTGGGCATCGCCGTGGCGCTGTCGTTCCCCAGCCTGGCGTCGATCTTCCCGATCCGCACCGTGCGCAACGCGCTGGCCATCCTCAGCATCACCCTGGGCATCGGCGCCGTCGGCTGGGTGCTGCGTTCGTGGGTGCCGCCGGCGACGCTGTGGATGACGGACGTGGCGATCAGCACCCAACTGCAGGACCGCACCCCCGGCGACAGCCTCGAAGAGGTCAGCGTCGAACAGATCCGCAACGGCGGGCTCTACGCCTACACCGCGATCAACGCGCCGCGGGGGCTGGACGAGCGGATCTGGCACGTGTGGCAGTTCAACGGCAAAGAGGTCGACCGCATCGCCCTCGACATCCACGGCGGGCGCAAGGAAGGCTACCGGGCGTGGACGCACAAGCAGAACTTCCCGGCCGACCCGACGGGCAAATGGCAGGTGCGGGTGTTGACCGAGGACGGTCAGATGATCGGCGTGCTGCGTTTCAGCGTCCCGGGCAGCACACCGGCCAAAGAAAAGTAA
- a CDS encoding M16 family metallopeptidase — protein MRRLLFACLLLGSLPALALDRFQVEGYALPNGLQVLLKPGAERGHVAIRLVVGVGIDDFGCDEKELPHLLEHLLFSGTDATGEGGLEERMQALGGEWNAFTSNADTTFVIEAPAKNQRKVLDLLLDLLTRTRIDDNAINAAKRVVEREDGGHYTHLRRWLDRQDLGHSASNQLAVELGLKCPQRAEVDGLTREQLEKVRKAWYAPNNMTLIVVGELDRLLPAYLERAWGALEAVDPSEHRTLPDISSSAAHERTLMRGFIGNGAKLHWLVPEPVLDDQYDETFDLLKDYLDWALYRRLRLGHALSYGPWAEREVFGGVGFMSLNADVDRDDIARAERELEGLKADLLRDGLDPDTFARLKQAAIAHQAWAVQGNSALADYYWSALGDYEDGRFADPARELQGVTLEEANKAMRELLLQPGYLRIEKPLLGDDQVLWLLGGGLGALLLIVLGWRLRHRKPDNP, from the coding sequence ATGCGTCGCCTGCTGTTCGCCTGCCTGCTGCTCGGTTCCCTGCCCGCCCTGGCCCTGGATCGCTTCCAGGTCGAAGGCTATGCCCTGCCCAACGGCCTGCAGGTGCTGCTCAAGCCCGGCGCCGAGCGCGGGCATGTGGCGATCCGGCTGGTGGTCGGGGTCGGCATCGACGACTTCGGCTGCGACGAAAAGGAACTGCCGCACCTGCTCGAACACCTGCTGTTCAGCGGCACCGACGCCACCGGCGAAGGGGGCCTCGAGGAGCGCATGCAAGCCTTGGGCGGGGAATGGAACGCCTTCACCAGCAACGCCGACACCACGTTCGTCATCGAGGCGCCGGCGAAGAACCAGCGCAAGGTGCTCGACCTGCTGCTGGATCTGCTGACCCGCACGCGCATCGACGACAACGCGATCAATGCCGCCAAGCGCGTGGTCGAGCGCGAGGACGGCGGCCACTACACGCACCTGCGGCGCTGGCTCGACCGTCAGGACCTGGGCCACAGCGCGAGCAATCAACTGGCGGTGGAACTGGGGCTCAAATGCCCGCAGCGGGCCGAAGTCGACGGCCTGACCCGCGAGCAGCTGGAGAAGGTGCGCAAGGCCTGGTACGCGCCCAACAACATGACCCTGATCGTGGTCGGCGAGCTCGACCGGCTGCTGCCGGCCTATCTGGAACGGGCCTGGGGCGCGCTTGAGGCGGTCGACCCCAGCGAGCACCGGACGCTGCCGGACATCAGCAGCAGCGCCGCCCACGAGCGCACGCTGATGCGCGGCTTCATCGGCAACGGCGCCAAGCTGCACTGGCTGGTGCCCGAACCGGTGCTGGACGACCAGTACGACGAAACCTTCGACCTGCTCAAGGACTACCTGGACTGGGCGCTCTACCGCCGCTTGCGCCTGGGCCACGCGCTGTCCTACGGCCCGTGGGCCGAACGCGAGGTGTTCGGCGGCGTCGGCTTCATGAGCCTCAACGCCGATGTGGACCGCGACGACATCGCCCGGGCCGAGCGCGAATTGGAGGGGCTCAAGGCCGACCTGCTCAGGGACGGCCTCGACCCCGACACCTTCGCCCGCCTCAAGCAGGCGGCCATCGCCCACCAGGCCTGGGCCGTGCAGGGCAACAGCGCGCTGGCGGACTATTACTGGAGCGCCCTGGGCGACTACGAGGACGGCCGCTTCGCCGACCCTGCCCGGGAACTGCAAGGGGTGACGCTGGAGGAGGCGAACAAGGCCATGCGCGAACTGCTGCTGCAGCCGGGCTACCTGCGGATCGAGAAGCCGCTGCTCGGCGACGACCAGGTGCTATGGCTGCTGGGCGGCGGCCTGGGCGCCCTGCTGCTGATCGTGCTGGGCTGGCGCCTTCGCCACCGAAAACCTGACAACCCCTGA
- a CDS encoding Na/Pi cotransporter family protein, which translates to MLTLLNLLSAVALLIWGTHIVRTGILRVYGSNLRHVIGQNMSKRWLAFIAGIVVTAMVQSSNATAMLVTSFVGQGLMALTPALATMLGADVGTALMARVLTFDLSWLSPLLIFIGVIFFLSRKQTRLGQMGRVAIGLGLIILALQLIVEAATPITHAKGVKVIFASLTGDILLDALVGALFAMVSYSSLAAVLLTATLAGANVISLPVAIGLVIGANIGSGVLAFMSASMQNAAGRQVALGSLLYKLIGLLLIIPVLDPLVHWLDSLDFSAQEMVIGFHLLYNTVRCLVLLPSVGPMARLCAWLLPEREQANGTARPRHLDPTALTTPSLALANAARETLRMGDLIDNMLDAALDALRGKQTAVTQEVRRLTDDVEALYSAIKLYLAQMPREDLGEQDSRRWAEIIELAINLKLAADLIERMLRKVQQQKTSQRRSFSEDGLEELAGLHAQLIANLRLGLSVFLSGDKESARQLLREKRRFRAQERRLAHAHVSRLQRKIVQSIETSSLHLELIADMKRLNSLFCGSAYVVLETSDTGALAADDMTDITHSP; encoded by the coding sequence AACATGTCCAAGCGCTGGCTGGCCTTCATCGCCGGCATCGTCGTGACCGCGATGGTGCAGAGCAGCAACGCCACCGCCATGCTCGTCACCTCGTTCGTCGGCCAGGGCCTGATGGCGCTGACCCCGGCCCTGGCCACCATGCTCGGCGCCGACGTCGGTACGGCGCTGATGGCGCGGGTGCTGACCTTCGACCTGTCGTGGCTGTCGCCGCTGCTGATCTTCATCGGGGTGATTTTCTTCCTGTCGCGCAAGCAGACGCGGCTGGGCCAGATGGGCCGGGTCGCCATCGGCCTGGGGCTGATCATTCTGGCGCTGCAGCTGATCGTCGAGGCGGCCACGCCGATCACCCACGCCAAAGGGGTGAAAGTGATCTTCGCCTCGCTGACCGGCGATATCCTGCTCGACGCCCTGGTCGGTGCCCTGTTCGCGATGGTTTCCTACTCCAGCCTCGCCGCCGTGCTGCTGACCGCGACCCTGGCCGGCGCCAACGTGATCAGCCTGCCGGTGGCCATCGGCCTGGTGATCGGCGCCAACATCGGCAGCGGCGTGCTGGCGTTCATGAGCGCCAGCATGCAGAACGCCGCCGGCCGGCAAGTGGCGCTGGGCAGCCTGCTGTACAAGCTGATCGGGCTGCTGCTGATCATTCCGGTGCTCGACCCGTTGGTGCACTGGCTGGACAGCCTGGATTTCAGCGCCCAGGAAATGGTCATCGGCTTCCACCTGCTCTACAACACCGTGCGTTGCCTGGTGCTGTTGCCCAGCGTCGGGCCCATGGCGCGGCTGTGCGCCTGGCTGCTGCCGGAGCGCGAACAGGCCAACGGCACCGCCCGGCCCCGCCACCTCGATCCGACGGCGCTGACCACGCCGAGCCTGGCCCTGGCCAACGCCGCCCGGGAAACCCTGCGCATGGGCGACCTGATCGACAACATGCTCGACGCCGCCCTCGATGCGCTGCGCGGCAAGCAGACCGCCGTGACCCAGGAAGTGCGCCGGCTGACCGATGACGTCGAGGCGCTGTACAGCGCGATCAAGCTGTACCTGGCGCAGATGCCCCGGGAGGACCTGGGCGAACAGGACAGCCGGCGCTGGGCGGAAATCATCGAACTGGCGATCAACCTCAAACTGGCCGCCGACCTGATCGAACGCATGCTGCGCAAGGTGCAGCAACAGAAGACGTCCCAGCGCCGGTCGTTTTCCGAGGACGGGCTGGAGGAACTGGCCGGGCTGCACGCCCAGCTGATCGCCAACCTGCGGCTGGGCCTGTCGGTGTTCCTCAGCGGCGACAAGGAAAGCGCGCGCCAGCTGCTGCGGGAGAAGCGCCGGTTCCGCGCCCAGGAGCGGCGCCTGGCCCACGCCCATGTCAGCCGCCTGCAGCGCAAGATCGTGCAGAGCATCGAAACCAGTTCGCTGCACCTGGAACTGATCGCGGACATGAAACGGCTCAATTCACTGTTCTGCGGCAGCGCCTATGTGGTACTGGAGACGTCGGACACCGGCGCACTGGCGGCGGACGACATGACGGACATCACGCATTCGCCTTGA